Within Campylobacter jejuni, the genomic segment GGAAAAAAAGCCAGTAAAGATATAAAATTTGGCGATGCTTTAAAACAAGGAGATTTCCAATGACCTTCACCCCTACCCAAAAAGAACTCTTTAACAAAAACATTGAGGCTTTAGGTAATATTCTTTTAAAAGAAAGTTTAAAAGAAATCAAGTCTAGTAAATTTGAACTTATCTTAGGTAAAGATAATCTAGATATCAATTTAAAAGATACAAGTATAAAAAATAATGGGGGGGGGTATAATGAAAATTTACTTTATCAAGATCCCATTAAAGAGTTGCAAGCTATGTTAAACACTTACAACGACAAATACCTACTTTATCCTGTATTGTATTTTTATGGTTTTGGAAATGGAGTTTTATTTAAAGCTTTATTACAAAATAAAAATCATCAGCATATTGTTGTTTTTGAAAAAGATATAGAAATCATTTGGATCATGTTTCATATCTTAGATTTTTCAAATGAATTGCAAAGTGCAAGATTGATGATTTTGGAAAATGATAAATTACAAACTCAAGATTATAATGAACTTTGTTCTTTTAAACCTTTCTTTCAATTTTCTAGAATTTATTTTTTAGAATTAATGAGTCATTATTATGAAAGATTTCATGAAGATGTTTTGGAGTTAAATAAAAAGCTAGTACAGTATTTTAAAGATTCTATTATTTCTCATGGTAATGATTCAACAGATACTCTTCAAGGCATAGAACAATTTGTTTATAACTTACCTCAAATGATCACTCATCCTAGTTATACAAAACTCCTTTCTAAAAGAAAAAATTTAAGTGATACAGCTATTATTGTTTCTACAGGACCATCTCTTACTAAACAACTTCCTTTGTTAAAAAAATATGCTAATACAGCTACGATTTTTTGTGCAGATTCTTCTTATCCTATTTTAGCTAAACATGATATCAAGCCTGATTATGTTTGCATGCTTGAAAGAAGTGAATTTACGGCTGAATTTTTTAATCATGATTTTGGGGAATTTGATAGGGATATTGTATTTATTTGTGCTGGTGTTGTTCATCCAAAGGCGATTGAGTATTTAAAGGGTAGAAATTTAGTCATCACTCAAAAAGTTCTTGGTTTACCATATTATATAAATCTTAAAGATTTTTCTTATGCTGCCGTAGGATTTAGCGTTGCACATATGTTAGCCTACCTAGCAACTTATCTCAATCATAAAAATATCATTTTCATAGGACAGGATTTAGCTTATGCTGAAAATGGCAATTCTCATCCTGATGATTATCAAAATTCAGCTAACTATGAAAGTCAAATGTATGAGCACATTTTAACCAAAGCTTATGGCGAGAAAGAAGAAGTTAAAACTCACGCTATATGGATTTTGTTTAAAAACTATTTTGAAAATGAAATAATTCCAAACACTATAAAAATGGGTATCACCACCTACAACTGCACCGAAGGTGGAGCAAGGATAGAAGGAACTATAGAAAAACCTTTTTTATGGGCTTGTGAGAATTTACTTGATAAAGATTTAAATAAACCTTTTGAAAAATTAGAACCTTTAAGTTTAAATAAACAAAATGAGTTTTTACTTAAGGCTTATTATAAAGTTTATCAAAGTATTAAGCATTGTAGAGATTTTAATAAAATTCTAAGTAATGATTTTGAAAATATACAAAGTATATATTTGAGTTTAAATGAAAAAGAAGAGGATATCAATTTAGCTATTGAAAAAATAGATGAGTTTAAAAACAAACTTGAAGATATAAAACAAATGCAAGATTTGTATGATATCTTGCAATCTTTATTCATACAATTTGAACTTAATCTTGCTAGAATTTATGTTTTAAATCCTAAAACCAAAGAAGATGCTTTTAATAAAAGTATTCTTTGGATAAAAGAACATTTAGAATTTATGGAATTAGTTTATGGACATATTAAAGCACAAGAAAATGCTTTGATTAAAAATATACTTCCTTTAGAAGAAAAACTTAAAGAAAGAAAATTAGATAAATGGATGGAAAGGGTGAGAAGGTGAGAAATATTTTAGTTACAGGTGCTGATGGTTTTATAGGTTCTCATCTTTGTGAAAGTTTGGTCAAAAAAGGTTTTAAAGTCAGAGCTTTAAGCCAATATAATTCTTTTAATTTTTGGGGACATTTAGAAAAAAGTCCTTTTTTAAAAGACATGGAAGTTATAAGCGGGGATTTAAGAGATAGCTTTTTTTGCGAAAAAATTACCAAAAACATAGATGCGATCTTTCATCTTGGTGCTTTAATCGCCATCCCCTACTCCTACGCAGCCCCACAAAGCTATGTGGATACCAATGTTAATGGTACTTTAAATATGCTCGAAGCAGCTAAAAAAAACAAGATTTCACATTTTATCCACACCTCAACAAGCGAAGTTTATGGTACGGCCTTTTATGTGCCTATCGATGAAAAACACCCTTTACAACCTCAAAGCCCTTATTCTGCAAGTAAGATCGCTGCAGATATGATGGCACTAAGTTATTATAATTCTTTTAATTTAAATGTCAATATTGCACGCCCTTTTAACACCTATGGCCCAAGACAAAGCGCAAGAGCCATCATACCTACCATCATCACACAAATTTTAAGCGGAGCAAAGGAAATCAAACTAGGAGATTTAAGCCCTAAAAGGGATTTAAATTTTGTGCTAGATACTTGTGAAGGTTTTATCTCTCTTTTAAATTTAAAACATTTTGGAGAAGTTTATAATATAGGCTCAGGAGTGGAATACTCCATGCAAGAAGTACTTGATCTCATACAAAAAATTTTAGATTCTAAGGTAAAAATCATCCAAGATGAGCAAAGATTGCGTCCTAAAAATAGCGAAGTTTTTAGACTTTGTTGCGATGCAAACAAGCTTAAAAAAGCTACAAATTGGCAAAGCAAAATAAGTCTAGAAGAAGGTTTAAGACAAAGTATAGAGTATTTTAAAGAAAATTTAGAAAATTATAAAAGTGAACTTTATAATGTTTGAAAAAGAAATTTCTTTTATAAAAAGTCTTTTCAATAAAGAAAATATCGCCCTACATGAGCCTTGCTTTATAGGCAATGAGAAAAAATATCTCTTAGAATGTATCGATAGCGGTTTTGTTTCAAGCGTAGGAGAATTTGTAACGCGTTTTGAAGAAGCTTTAAAAGAAAAAACCAAAGCACGCTTTGTCATCGCTACAAATACAGGCACAGCAGCCCTTCATATCGCTTTACTAGCCAATGGTATCGATGAAAACTGCGAAGTCATCACTCAAAGCATAAGCTTTGTCGCCACGGCCAATGCTATCGCTTACACAGGCGCAAAGCCCGTTTTTTTAGACATAGATGAAAATACTCTAAGTTTAAGTCCTAAGGCTTTAGAGCATTTTTTAGAAAATCAAACTTATCAAAAAAATGGTTTTAGCTATAACAAAACTACACATAAACCCATCAAAGCTTGTGTTATCATGCATACCTTTGGTTTAAGCGCTCATATCAAAGCCCTCAAAGAGCTTTGTGAAAAATACCGCATTCTTTTAATCGAAGATGCTGCAGAAGCCTTAGGAAGCACTTATGAAAATAAGGCCTTAGGCACTTTTGGAAAATGTGGAATTTTAAGCTTTAATGGCAATAAAATCATCACAGGCGGATGTGGTGGAGCGATACTAAGCGATGATGAAAATTTAGCTAAGCTTGCAAGACACCTTAGCACCACAGCCAAAATCCCCCATCCTTACGAATACGATCATGACATGATAGCTTATAATTACCGTCTTTGTAATGTAAACGCAGCGATCTTGCTTGCAGGACTTGAAAATTTAGAACCTTTTTTAGAAAACAAAAGAGAACTTGCTAAAATTTACAAGGATTTTTTTAAAAATCACGATAAATGCGAATTTATCGATGAAAAAAGCAATGAAAAAAGCAATTTTTGGCTCAATACCTTGCTTTTTAAGGATGAAAATTTAAGAAATATCTTTTTAGAAGAATGCTTGAAAAATAATATTTTTGTTCGCCCTGTATGGAAAAGCTTACCAAGTTTAAAAGCTTTTCAAGATTGTCAAAGCGATGAGCTTATAAATACCAAAAATTTAGAAAAACGCTTGGTTAATTTACCTAGCAGTGTCAGAAGAAAATAAACAATTTATGTTAAAATGAAAACTTTTTAAAATGGGAGCGTTAATGAAAAAATATATTAGCAATGAAGAAATTTCAAACAATTTGGGAAGCAATGAAAAAATTTGGGAACAAATTTTTTCTAAAAAAGAATGGGGCAAGTATCCAAGTGAAAATGTTATAAGATTTATAGCAAGGAATTTTTATAATGTGCAAGATAGAAGTAAAATCAATATTTTAGAACTTGGTTTTGGAACAGGAGCTAATTTATGGTTTTGTGCAAAAGAAGGTTTTAGTGTAAGTGGTATAGAATGGAGCAAAACAGGATTAGAGCGTTTTAAAGCTCGTATGAAAGATGAGAATTTAAGTGATAAAATCAAGCAAATTGAACTGGGTGATTATATCGATAAATTAGATAGTTTTAAAGATGATAGTTTTGATGCGTGGATGGATAATTATTCCTTAGCTTACAATGATTTTGATAAAACTAAAAAGATTATAGACAAAGCGATGAAAAAACTCAAAAAAGGTGGGAAATTTCTTTCTGTAACTCCAAGTCTTTACAATGATGGTTTTGAAAAAGATGAGAGTTTGGGGTATCATTTAGTAAAACCTACAAGTGGAAGTGATGCTTGCACAGGTATTATAAGGTATTGTGATGAAAAAGATTTACGAAAACTTTATGAGAGTGCAACCTATAGTATTAGTGATATAAAAATTCACATACAAAAAAATTTAACCAAACAATTAAATGAACTTTTTATAGTTGAAGGATATAAAATATGAATATATGGGAACAAATTTTTTCTAAAAAAGAATGGGGCAAGTATCCAAGTGAAAATGTTATAAGATTTATAGCAAGGAATTTTTATAATGTGCAAGATAGAAGTAAAATCAATATTTTAGAACTTGGTTTTGGAACAGGAGCTAATTTATGGTTTTGTGCAAAAGAAGGTTTTAGTGTAAGTGGTATAGAATGGAGCAAAACAGGATTAGAGCGTTTTAAAGCTCGTATGAAAGATGAGAATTTAAGTGATAAAATCAAGCAAATTGAACTGGGTGATTATATCGATAAATTAGATAGTTTTAAAGATGATAGTTTTGATGCCATTATAGATGTGGCATCGCTTTGTTGCAACGATAGAGAAAAGTCAAAAAATATTTTCACAAAAGCCGTTAGAAAACTTAAAAAGGGTGGCAAGTTTTATTCTAGTGCTTTATCCAAGCAAGTTTTTGGATATGAAGCTGACAAAGGAGATTTTTTCGAGCCAAATCACGGAATTTACATCAAAATGGGTTCTTTGCGTTTTGATGATGAAAAAAGCTTAAAAGAACTTTATAAAGAATTAAAATGTATCAATTTTTATACCCAAACCTTAAAGGATAAGCAAAGTATCAAAGAAGAAATTTTAATCTTTGAAGGTGAAAAAAGCTCTACAGAAGCTATGGGGGGGGGGATTATCAAAAACAAGGCTTTGGAAAATGAGTAAAATTCTACTTGAAAAATTAGATGATCATTTCTTTTGTGATGATTTTGGCGAGGACATTTATTTTCAAAAAGAATATGCAAAATTTTATGGAAAAGTTTTTGAATTTGTTTATAAAGAAAATGGAAATTTTTTAAAAATTGTAGCCAATAAAAAAAGTATAAAGAATACTTCTTTTTTTGATTTGCAAAGTCCTTATGGGTATGGTGGAATTTATAGCAATAGCATGGATAAAGCCTTTTTAACGAGAGCTTTAGAGAATTTAAGACAGCGTGCTTTGAAGGAAAATATCGTTGCTTTTTTTATAAGATTTCATCCTTTTGATAAAAATTTAAGTTTTTATGAAAAAAAGCTTGATTTTTTCTTAAAAGAAAGAAAGATAGTCATAGTGCCAATCTATAAAAATTTAGAACAAATCAGAGCCAATTATAGTCCAAGAATAAAAACTTATGTGAAAAAAGCAAGAAAAGAACTTGAAATTTCAAAGGCAAAGGCAAGTGATGCTAAGGATTTTAAAAGACTTTACGATGAAACCATGAGAAGAAATCAAGCAGGTGAGTTTTATTTTTTTGATGATGATTATTTTAAAGAGCTTTTTAATTTTAAACAAAGCTTAATCTTAAAAGCAAGTTATAGGGGTGAAATTTTAGCCTATGCTAGTTTTTTCTTAGGTAAGAAATTTGCCTACTATCATCTTAGTGCAAATAAAAATGAAAAAAATGCCAATGCGGCTTTACTTGATTTTTCTTTTGAACTTTGTTTAAACAAAAATATTGATTTTATCCTACTTGGCGGTGGGGTGAAGGATGATGATAATTTGTTTTATTTTAAGCAAAAATTTTCAACACTTGAAAGCTTTTTTTACATAGGTGGGATAGTTTTTGATGTTTTAAATTATAAAAAATTTTGTAAAGATTATAAAAATAATTTTTTCCTCAAATACCGCAATGGGGGGGGGTAGTTATTTTTACAATCTTTATATGGAGTAAAAATGAAATATTGTGATTATTGTGTTATGCCAGATACCAGACCCGGACTTAAATTTTTTAAAGATGAAAATGGCAAAAATATATGCAGTGCTTGTGTTAATCATAAAAATAAAGAAAATATTGATTATAAAGCAAGATTTAAAGAGCTTGAAGCCTTATGCGATAAATACCGCAGAATGAATGGAAAATTTGAATATGATTGTGCTATTGCCGTAAGTGGAGGTAAAGATTCGCATTTTCAAGTGCATATCATGAAAGAAAAACTTGAAATGAATCCTATTCTTTTTAGCGTTGAAGATAATTTCACCATGACTGAAGCAGGTAAGAAAAATCTTAAAAATTTAAGTGAAACTTTTGGTTGTCATATCATTAGCTTAAAACCTGATATCAAAACTCAAAAAAAAGTTATGCTAAAAACCTTTGAAAAATATGGAAAACCCACTTGGTTTATTGATAGACTGATTTACAGCTATCCTTTTGCTATGGCTTTAAAATTTAATACACCTTTATTGGTTTATGGAGAAAATGTTAGTTATGAATATGGAGGTAGTGATACCGAAGAAACTCCTAGCGCCAAAGAAATATTTTTAAATGGTGTAGCTAGTGATTTAGATATAAATGAATTTATAGACGATGAAATCAAAGAAGAAAATTTGCAACTTTTTTTCAATCCAAGCAAAGATAAACTCGATAAACTTGATCCTATTTATCTGAGCTATTTTATAAAATGGAATTCTTACTCAAATTATATCTTTGCTAAAAGTCGTGGATTTAGCGATTTGCAAGATGAGTGGGATAGAAGTCATTGTGCAGAAAATTTTGATCAAGTTGATAGTATAGGCTATATCCTACACGCTTGGATGAAATATCCCAAATTTGGTCATGCTATGGCAAGTGATTATGCAGCTCGTTTTGTGCGCTATGGGCTTTTAAGCAGAAAAGAAGCCATTGAACTCGTGCAAAAAAGAGATCATAAGCTTGACAATAAATGTGTTGAAGATTTTTGCAACTTCATAGGTATTAGCAAAACCACATTTTGGAAAATAGTAGAAAAACACTATAATATGGATTTATTTTATAAAAATGATTTTGGAGAATTTAAATTAAAAAATAAATTACAATAAAAATATAAAGGAAAGAAATGCAAAACTCATTAGAAACTTATACAATGAAATATAATGAAAATGGATACGGATTACTTTTTCCAGATGCTCATGTAGTACGTTTTTATGAAAGAATTTTAAAATACAAACTAAATAAAATAAATGGAAATTTACTTGATTTTGGTTGTGGCAATGGTGTACATTCAGCGTATTTTCAAAGCAAAGGGTTTAAAACCTTCGGAATAGATATAGTTCCAAGTTTAAAAGAAATTTGGGAGCAAAATATTAGGGGGGGGGGATATTGTAAAATTATAGAACCAAATTCTAGTATCAAAGGACTTTTTGATGAAAATATGGATATCATCTTTGCAAATCAAAGTCTTTACTATATACCCTTAAAAGAACTTAAACAAAATATTTTAGAATTTTACGAACTTTTAAACACGGGTGGAATACTTTTTGCTACAATGATGAGCAAGAAAAATTATTATTTTTCCCACAGTCAAAAAGAAGAAAAAAATGGCTTGAGTAAAGTTGAAATTAATGGAAGATTAAATGAAACAAGCTTTATACATTTTATTGATAAAGCCCAAGATCTAGAAAATCTTTTTCAACCTTTTGAAACTTTATTTTTAGGAGATTATGATCCTATTAATTTTTATAATTTTGAAGGATCAGCACACCATTACATTTATGTAGGTATTAAAAAATAAAATTTTGCCTTTATTTTAAGGCAAAATAAAGGCAAAACTATGAAAAAAACTCTTATCATCGCAGAAGCAGGGGTTAATCACAATGGTGATTTAAATTTGGCTAAAAAGTTAATAGAAGTCGCAGCAGACTCAGGGGCTGATTTTGTTAAATTTCAAAGTTTTAAAGCCAAAAACTGCATCAGTATAAAGGCTAAAAAAGCACCCTATCAGCTTAAAACCACAGCTAGCGATGAGAGTCAACTTCAAATGGTGCAAAAACTTGAACTCGATCTTAAAGCTCACAAAGAGCTTATCTTGCACGCAAAAAAATGCAATATCGCCTTTCTTTCTACTCCTTTTGATCTTGAAAGTGTAGATCTTTTAAATGAGTTAGGCTTAAAAATCTTTAAAATTCCAAGCGGAGAAATCACCAATCTACCCTATCTTAAAAAAATTGCAAAACTTGATAAAAAAATCATACTTTCAACCGGCATGGCAAATTTAGGCGAGATAGAACAAGCTTTAAATGTGCTTTGCAAAAACGGTACTAAACGCCAAAACATCACTCTTTTACACTGCACTACAGAATACCCTGCCCCTTTTGATGAGGTCAATCTGAAAGCCATGCAAAGCTTAAAAGATGCTTTTAAACTTGATGTGGGCTATTCTGATCACACAAGGGGCATACACATTTCCCTAGCTGCGGTTGCCTTAGGAGCTTGTGTGATAGAAAAGCATTTTACCCTAGATAAAAATATGTCAGGACCTGATCATAAAGCAAGTTTAGAACCTCAAGAACTAAAAATGCTTTGCACCCAAATAAGACAAATACAAAAGGCAATGGGTGATGGCATAAAAAAAGCAAGTAAAAGCGAACAAAAAAATATCAACATAGTAAGAAAAAGTTTAGTCGCTAAAAAAGATATCCAAAAAGGAGAAATTTTTAACGAAGGAAATCTTACTACCAAACGCCCCGCAAATGGTATAAGTGCTATGAGATATGAAGAGTTTTTAGGTAAAATTGCTACTAAAAACTACAAAGAAGATGAGCTTATCCGTGAGTAAAAGAAAAATTTGTATAGTCAGTGCAACAAGGGCTGAATGGTATCTTTTAAGAAATTTATGTCATGAAATTCAAAACGATAAAGATCTAAGCCTTCAAATCATCGCTACAGGAGCACATTTAAGCCCTGAGTTTGGACTCACTTATAAAGAAATAGAAAAAGAATTTAAAATCACTAAGAAAATTCCTATCCTACTTGCAAATGATGATAAAATAAGCCTTTGCAAAAGCATGAGTTTAGCTTTTAGTGCTTTTAGCGATGCTTTTGAAGACTTAAAACCTGATATGGTGGTAATTTTAGGCGATCGTTATGAAATGCTTAGCGTAGCAAGTGTATGTCTTTTGATGCACATACCTTTAGTGCATTTATGTGGCGGGGAGCTTACTTTAGGGGCTATTGATGATAGTATAAGACACAGCATTTCAAAAATGTCACATTTACATTTTGTAAGTCATGAAATTTATAAAAAAAGGCTTTTGCAACTTGGAGAAGAAGAAAAAAGGGTTTTTAATATAGGTTCTTTAGCTTCTACTATCATAAAAAATATGAATTTTTTAAACAAAAAAGATTTAGAAAAAGCCTTAGAAATGAAACTAGATAAAGAACTTTACTTAATCACTTATCATCCTTTAACCTTAAATGTAAAAAATACTCAAAAAGAGATTAAAACCTTACTTAAAAAACTTGACACCCTTAAAAACGCAAGTTTGATTTTTACCAAAGCAAATGCCGATGAAAATGGACTTTTAATCAATGAAATTTTGCAAAATTACTGCCAAAAAAACTCACACAAGGCTAAACTTTTTGATAATCTTGGCTCACAAAAATACCTAAGTCTTATGAAAATAGCCAAAGCCATGATAGGCAATTCTTCAAGCGGTATTAGTGAAAGTCCTTTTTTTAAAACTCCTTGCATTAATATAGGCGATAGACAAAAAGGGCGTTTAAGAACTCAAAATATCATTGATTGCGAAATCAACGATCTTGATCAAGCTTTTGAAAAATTAGAAAGCAAAGAATTTAAACAAAATTTAAAAAATTTTAAAAACCCTTATGATAATGATAAAAATCCCAATAAATTCATAAAAACTTGCCTAAAAAATGCAAATTTAGATACAATTTTACATAAAAATTTCATCGATTTATAAGGCTTAGTGTGGATATAAACAAACTCAAACTCACCCCTGATTCAAGCATAGAAGAAGCTTTAAAAATAGTCGGGCAAGAACGCGTTAGACTAGGCATTATAGTTGATAAAAAGGATAAATTTTTAGGAGTCATTAGCGATTCAAACATCAGAAAAGCTTTAATTAGTGGCAAAACTTTAAAAGATAGTATCAAGGATATTTACACTAAAAATCCCATCACCATAAAAGAAAACACAAGCAAAGAACAGCTTTTAAAAATTTCTGCTAAAACCGATATTTATGATTTTCCTGTTTTAGATGAAAAAGGGCAAATTCTTTCCATAAAATCTGTCTCATCGCTCTTAAAAGCCAATCCAAACTCCATTATCATCATGGCTGGTGGCTTAGGCTCTCGCTTAAAAGAGCTGACTAAAGATACTCCAAAACCCATGCTAAAAGTAGGCAAAAAGCCTATTTTAGAAAGTATAGTCCAAAGGCTTAAAAATCAAAATTTTGAAAATTTTATCTTTTGTGTGAATTATAAAAAACAAATCATAGAAGATTATTTTCAAAAAGGGCAAAAATTTGGGGTTAAAATTTCTTATATTAAAGAGCGTAAAAAACTAGGCACAGCAGGAGCTTTAAGCCTTATAAAACAAGAATTTAAAGAAAGTTTTATCGTTATGAATGCAGACATTTTAACCGAGCTTGATTTTAATGATCTTTTAAAAGCGCATAAAAAATCAAAAGCTTTAATGAGCGTTTGCGTGCGTGAGTTTGAGCAACAAATTCCTTATGGAGTGATCACTCAAAAACAAGGTTTTATAGAAAATATAGAAGAAAAACCTACCCAAAAATTCCTAGTAAGTGCGGGGATTTATGTACTTGAAAATGAAATTTTAAATTTAATTGCTAAAAATGAATACCTAGATATGCCAGAACTCATCAAACTCGCTCTGCAAAAAGGTAAGGTAAATACCTATATCATCAATGATTATTGGATCGACATTGGAAGGCCAGATGAGTTTTTAAAAGCCAATGAGGATTTTAAATGAAAGTCTTAATCATAGGCTTTGGAAGCATAGGAAAAAAGCATTTTTTAGCCTTAAAAAATTTAAAGTATGAAGTAAGTTTGCTTTCTTTAAGTGCTAAAAAAGAAGAGTTTGAAAAAACTCAAATCTATCGTTCCTTAAAAGAATGTCATTTAAATGAATTTGATCTTTTTATCATCGCAAATATCACCACAGAGCATTTTAACACCTTAAAAGCTTTAAATGAGCTCGTAAAAGATAAAATCATACTCGTAGAAAAACCTTTATTTGAAAAGGTGCAAAATTTCACAAGCTCAAAAAATCACATTTATGTAGCGTATTTACTGCGTTTTCATCCTGTGATTGTAGCTTTAAAAAAACTTTTAAAAGGTGAAAAAATTTATTTTGCTAGTTTGGTTTGCAATTCTTATTTGCCCCATTGGAGGGCTTTAGACTACAGGCAAAATTACAGCGCTAAAAAAGAGCTAGGTGGTGGGGTTTTACTCGATCTTTCTCATGAAATCGATCTAGCCTTTTTTCTTTTTGGAAACTTAGAGCTTATATACTCCCAAAATGCTAAAATTTCAGAGCTTGACATAACAAGCGATGATTTTGCCTTTTTGGCTTTAAAAAATTCACAAGAAGCTAAAATTCATATAGAATTAGACTATTTTTCTAAATTTAACAAAAGAGAAATTACCATTCACACTTTAGAAAAAAGCTTTAAAGCCGATTTAATAAACAATAAAATCGAAATTTATCACAAAGATCAAAGTCAAAAAATCTTAAATTTTGAAAACGATACGATAAAAACCCTTCAAAATTTACATCAAGCAATCTCTGAAAAAGACAAAGAACTTTGCGATCTTAAGCAAGCTTTAAAAGTACTTGAACTTTGTGATGAAGTAAGGAAAAAAAATGGCTGAAATTTTATGCACCATTTGTGCTAGAGGTGGAAGTAAAGGCGTTAAAAACAAAAATATTAGAAAGATTAACGAACTTGAAATGATAGCTTATAGCATCATACAAGCTCAAAATTCAAAGCTTTTTAAACACATAGTCATAAGTACTGATAGTGATGAAATCGCAAGTGTAGCCCAAAAATACGATGCTGAAGTTTTTTTTAAAAGAGAAGCCCATCTTGCCAATGATCAGGCTGCAAAACTTCCTGTCATGCGTGATGCCTTGCTAAGAAGTGAAGAGCACTTTAAAACGCGTTTTGAAACTCTCATAGACTTAGATGCTTCAGCCCCGCTTCGCTCAAGCCTTGATATAAAAAAAGCTTATGAAAGTTTTGTTAAAAATGATAATTCCAATCTCATCACCGCAGTTCCTGCTAGACGCAATCCTTATTTTAACCTCGTAGAAATACAAAATAACAAGGTAGTAAAATCCAAAGAAGGAAATTTTACCACTCGCCAAAGTGCCCCAAAATGCTACGATATGAACGCTAGTATTTATATCTTTAAAAGGGATTATCTTTTAGAAAATGATAGTGTTTTTGGAGAAAAAACAGGGCTTTTTGTAATGGATGAAAGCACGGCTTTTGATATTGATAGCGAGCTTGATTTTAAAATCGTAGAGTTTTTAATCTCTTTAAAAAATTTATCTCCAAAGGATTTTTAATGCTTGAAAATAAGATCATCTTTGTAACAGGAGCTTGCGGACGCATAGGTAAAGCGCTTTGCAAAAAAATACTTCTTAGCAAAGGTATCCCTATACTCGCAGATATCAACAAAGAATGCTTAAATAAATTGCAAGAAAATTTAGAAACAAATTTTAAAACAAAACTTTTAAGCTTAGAACTTGACATCACCAAACAAGAAAGTTTACAAATTGCCCTTCAAAAAAGTCAAGAAAGATACGGCAAAATCGATGCTTTTGTTAACTCAAGCTATCCTTTTGGCAAAGATTGGGGTAAAACGCCTTATTATGAACTCAAATACGAACAAATTTGTGAAAGTTTAAATTTACATTTAGCAGGCTTTATGCTGGCTGCTCAAGAATTTGTGAAATTTTTTAAACAACAAGGCTATGGCAATATCATCA encodes:
- the ptmA gene encoding flagellin modification protein PtmA → MLENKIIFVTGACGRIGKALCKKILLSKGIPILADINKECLNKLQENLETNFKTKLLSLELDITKQESLQIALQKSQERYGKIDAFVNSSYPFGKDWGKTPYYELKYEQICESLNLHLAGFMLAAQEFVKFFKQQGYGNIINLSSIMGVYAPKFENYEGTSMQSSLEYSVIKAGINHMGTWLAKELFNQNIRVNTLASGGILDNQNELFLKAYRKCCASKGMLDADDICGTLVFLLSDESRFITGQTLVVDDGWGL
- the legF gene encoding CMP-N,N'-diacetyllegionaminic acid synthase; the protein is MAEILCTICARGGSKGVKNKNIRKINELEMIAYSIIQAQNSKLFKHIVISTDSDEIASVAQKYDAEVFFKREAHLANDQAAKLPVMRDALLRSEEHFKTRFETLIDLDASAPLRSSLDIKKAYESFVKNDNSNLITAVPARRNPYFNLVEIQNNKVVKSKEGNFTTRQSAPKCYDMNASIYIFKRDYLLENDSVFGEKTGLFVMDESTAFDIDSELDFKIVEFLISLKNLSPKDF